ccatcaGGTGTTTACTAGTTGAGCCAGGTGCCGTTCTAGGTGCTGAGGGCACGGCCAGGAAGAAAACAGTTTCGTGTCCTCGGGGTCTGGATGGAGACAGGAGTGACCCTCCACGTGCTGCAGCATCGCACTGGGTGACTCTCCAGAGCCCGCGGACCAGGACCGCGGCCAGTCTCTGGCACGAAGCGCTTGCCGTTGGCTCCCGCTGCCCCGGCGGGTTCACGGGGCTCGGTCTGAAGCCTGGGGTGGGTGCCGACCCCTCAGCGGTCGGCCTGGCCGTGCCGAGGACCGGGGAGAGCGGCCCAGAAGCTGATCCCTTCTGCAGGGACGGCCGTCAGGTGCTCGTCGGTCTGCCTGTGACCAGGCACCAGACAGGAGCGATTCCATTCTCCGCCCTCCCCGGGGGaaacagagatggggagagaggcgGGTGGCCCGCACCCAGACCGCAGGGGTCCCGGTGGGACCCTCCACACCCGTCTCCACCCCCGTGAGCCTGAGCCGTGGCCGTAGTGCCCCTCCGGGCAGAAGGCTCCTGCCTCTGCCTGACACGCTGGGCCTGGGGCACCTTGCTGTCTAGTCCCGGGCCTGGCCGGGAAGAGGGCAGGACGGAGGAGGCCACAGTGTGCACCCCGCGGGGGCTCCCTCGTGTGGGCGCTGCCTGCGTCCCTTTGGCTCATCACCCAGCGAGGCGCTCAGCCAAGGGCCGTCGGTCGGAGGCGGTGCCCTCTCCACACGGGCCCTGGTCTGGGGCACTCTTGACCCTGTCCGAGGGGTGAGGTGGGTATACGGCGAGTTCCTGACAGTGACACCAGGATCCTGGCTGCAGATGCAGCGAACAGAAGTTCTTTGAATCCTGATGAGCAAAAAGGCagctgagttttttttaatttaagattctattatttttttttaaacttttttttaacacttatttatttttgagacagagagagagcatgaacaggggagggtcagagagagagggagacacagaatccgaaacaggctccaggctccgagcggtcagcacagagcccgacgcggggctcgaactcacggaccgcgagatcgtgacctgagccgaagtcgtccgcttaaccgactgagccacccaggcgccccagattctattattttttgacactttaagtaggctccacacccaacacggggcttgaactcacgaccctgaaagCAAGTCTcgcgctctaccgactgaaccagccaggaacCCCAGGCAGCTGATTTTAAAACTCCATGTAGCTATCTGAAAGCTGAGATTCCCTACTCATTTACTCAGCAAGGTTTTGAATATGTCTTAAGCGCTAGAAGCTGAGGACACTACTTCTAAAGAAGCGTTCCTCCAAAGGACACTTGAGCGCCTGTCACTGCCAGGGCCTGAGGCCACAAGCACCGAGAGGCGGCCCGTCGGGAAAGGCAGTGTGGCCCGGCCTGGTGTGGGGGTGACAGGTGAGGCAGAGGCCAGGTAGCAAGGGTTcgggaggaaggggacagaagcCACCTAGCCCTGCGTCCCAGGACAAGGAGGGGGCGCTCACATCAGCGTGAGGGTTGGCAACGTCCGTGGGGAGACAGGTGCAGGGAAAGGGCTCAGGGGTTTAGAGGATTATTGTACGAATGGAACCGGCCTGTGCTGGGACCAGGGAGTGAAGACGCGACATGGAGGCGGGCAGGGCTTCTCAAACTGGGAGCCACGGCCTCCCGGCAGCTCAGAAAGGTCTATGGGTCCGAAGAAGACAAGCGTTAACTTCACTGAGATAAATAGGATGTATTTTCGCAGTTATAATTCACAGCGAAGAGACATTAGGACAGAATAAGACGCTGCTTTAAGACACTATTTctcccatttcagctcaggtcatgatctcgagttttgtgggattgagccccacgtcgggctctgtgctgacagtgtggagcctgcttgggattctctctctctctctctctctctctctgcccttcccctctcaaaacatttttttaaaaagacagtatttctttttaattaaaaaaatgttaacgtttattcatttttgagcgagaaagagagagcgtgtgcacgcacgcataagtgggggaagggcagagaaagagggagacacagaatccgaagcaggctccaggctccgagctgtcagcacagagcccgacgcggggctcgaactcacgagccgtgagatcatgacctgagccgaagtcggacactcaaccaactgggacccccgggcgcccctgaagcacgcaactcttgatctcgcagttgagagtttgagccccacatggggtgtagaaattacttcacatcttttttctaaaaaaggatGCAGGGTTTATCGACGTCGGCGCCCAAGGCGGCGTGCGTCGGCTAGGAGTCCTCAACGCCCGGTGCGAAGGACCCGTGCTGTGGGAGCCAACTGAGGCCCAGCGGGAGAGGGGGGAGCAGCAGGGCTGAGATCCGGGGCGCTGGCCCGGAGCACAAGGTCAGGAGCCCTGCGGGGAGGAGCCTCCAGGCGAAGCAACACTCAGCAGGAGCCCTGAGCCGGTGCCATCCCAGGCGGTGACGGAAGGCGGTTCCTGGAGCAGGTGACACCGGAGTGTCTGAATCACCCAGGAAACAGGAGACTAAAACCCGCCTTGGAACAGTTCCAAGAAGTAAACGTGCACGTAAATGCTCCACGCGGGGCCTGACACGTAGAAAGGCCCAGCCTGCGATGGCTTGAGAAATGAAGCGTTTACATTACAGCAGAAGCGATGGAAGCCACCGTCAGACACATCCTGCCAGCCTGGGTACCTCACACTCCCCCCCAGGGGCCCAACTCGGGCCCGGCTTGCACCCCAGCTGGCGCTTTTGCTCGCCAGGGCCTCGCCCCAGCCCGCTCCGGGGTTTCTGCCGCCCAGCTCCTTTAGGGGCCCCCCCCGAGCCCCCTCCCTCAGCCTCCGGGCCCGTGGCGCCCCCTGGCCTCTGCAAAGCACACTCAGCACCTGCCCCGCCCTCCTGATGTCCAGACGTTTAGGCGAGAGACAGCGCCGGGGTGCCCAGTACACGTCCTCCAGCACCTTAACCACCCTGGGTTCTTTGGGGCAACACGGCCTGACGGGTACGTCCCACCCAGCGGCACAGCACTCAGCACACAGCACGAGCTGGACCACCCGGGTTCGAGTGTCCGGAAGGAATCAAAGCCCGACGCGGTATCGgtgcaggcagaggcagaggattTGTTACACGTTTCAAATTCCCCCCAAGGGTCTTTTTAACCCGTACAGCTGGTTTCTTTTCACTTCTGGGCCTATGACGCCTCTGCACGGCCGAGGACACGCCTCTGCTTCTGTCGGGACCATCGGAAGCCGCCAGCAGGTAGACGGGAGACAGCAGGGAAGTGCTCGTGGAAGGCGAGCAGCAGAGAAACCAAGCTGCCGCTTTCCTGTAACAGGCGGAGGACACGCGGGGAGGCTGCCCCGAGTGACAGGGACTTGTCCTCGCGGGAGGCAGAGCGGGGAGGCGGCCCAGGGCCCCGGAGGCCACGGCGCGATTTCGGGAGGCCCTGAAGGACCGACAGGTCAGAACTCCGAGCTCCCTCCGCAAGAGGTGAGCTTCGGTACCTCAACTCAAGCCTTTTCTCCGGGGGGAGGAGCTCCCCAGACTCTCCCCTTCCCTAGGGGAAGGTCAACTCCTGCGCGCGGGCCCCGGGGGAGCCGCTCTCCGGCGCCCACGCTTCCGGGGCTTTTTACACAGGTACCCCTTCACCCGCCACAGGACCCTGGCCTGTGCTGAGTGCTGTCACCTTCTTAGGCCACTGCCACCAAACGGACCTACGGAGCCCACCTTCCCCTCGCCTGGCCCGCTCGGGCAAGACCTTTTCCTCCCCAAAGCAGGCAGTCAGTGAAGGTGAACACATCAGAACAGAACTCACACCTCAGACTCGCATCCTTTCTCCACTGCAAAGATAAGCTaggagatttttatttcattaataattaagGGCACACTAATATCTCAAAATACTGCATTATTTCAGACATACGGTTACAATAGTCATACAACGAATAGAGAGGGGACAGGAACCAACACGCTGGGGTAACACATCTGTATTGTACATCAAAACCAATGGCAAATAGTTCTTCGGTTATTCTTAGAAAAATACTAGACACGTTAAAAGCTGAAAAGCTTTGCTCAAAAATAACCTGTGTGTATAGGATAAGCTTAGACTTtcaaaaaccagataaaaactGGCAAAGTAAAACATGAGAAAAAGCgatgccccccccctccccgtctcaCACACGATACCTTGTAACAGATACACCACACGCCAAGGCCAAGGCGTCGGTCGTGGTAGCAAAATAAAGCATCCCACTGTACTGCGGAGACTCACTACCTTTATTTTCACAACTACTTCATTATAGGTCGGTTGACTTTAATCTAATTTGGGTAAGGACCGCCCTGAAGGCAAAGCTGTCTGCACCGGAGGTAAAGAAAGCAAACACTCCCGGCCAGTTTTTGCTTGAACATGGACTATACCGTGTAACGCAGACCCAAGGCCAAACGTTTTGGGGGCTAGGATTTACTTCCAGGACAGGTTCTCCTCACGTAAGGTCACGAAAATACAATACAATGTAACGAGCCCAGTTTATGGTTACATGCGGCAGGCCCCACTAGCAGACGCCGCCCTGCGGGCGACAGGAAGCGTCACCAGGGTTCCTTCAGGGAGAATAATCAGGCGTAAGGAACTTGAACAGGCTGGGAGACAGGAAACGTCGCGCCCGAACGCCCACTCGAGGCTGACCCGATCACCTCCGCGACCAAAATAACCCACGCGGGAAATCCGCATGGCCCCACGCAAGACACCGGTGCCCTCGGACCAGCGCTCCGGGCTTAGCGACACGGGCCAGCGCCGCCAGAGCTACGGCGAACCTTGTTTGCAATGAACAGCACCGGAAGGTCCCTTTTCAAAGAACAATGGATGCCTGTGAAGGAAATGCTGACGCCAGACTTCCAAATCTGACGTTGAAATTGAAGTAGAGCCTTGCGCAGGATACGCCCAAGGCGGCGGAGTCAGCCCTGATCTCCCAGCGGGGTGACTGAGACGGCACCGAATTTAAAAGCTCCGAGACTTAAAAGGGCCCTAAAATTAGCGTGCAGAACAGCAGGCCTAAAAGGACTTTGGCCAAAATGAGCTGCCAGCGACCTGCACTGGGAACCCgcaggggccgggggcggggtgtgcacagggagggaggggctcaaGGTCCCAACACGCGAAAGCCCTGTGCACATGTGCCAGTGCCTCTGACCCCACCGCCCACTGCATCTAGAACACTTGTAGCAGGAAAGACACATCAAGGGCTTTTCATTATGGGACAAAGTGAAAATCTGTTAGGGCCacacttttatcatttttaggTATTTAGGGCTATTCCCTTATCTCCTACTTTTAGCTGCTTACAGTTACCAAATTAGTATCTCTGAGAGAAAATTACAGACTATAGGGTCCAAAAGATGTGCTCTGACAGGATTCTTCTGTGAAAAGTGGGAACAGAAAAGAGTAGTCTGTCTGTTGTAATACTGGGACCGACATGTCATGGAGGCACTTCAGAACTTTGGGAAGTTCTTTTGTTCCCATAGACTGGCAGCCATGAAACTGAATCCTCAGAAAGCATTGACAGAAAGACGCATGCCTTCAGCAGGAGGAAAGACACGTCCCGCGTGGACAGACCTGACTGGCTCTCGAGGGCACTAGAGAAACACCCGGGGACCAGTGACACGAGCTGAGGAGCGCGGCAGGTGCTCAGAGCTGTTTTGCGGCTTCGTCCCAGAGTGCGAGGGTGTGGGATGCTGCGAGTAGCGAACTTCCTCAGACAAGCTGGAAACATCTGGTCCCACGCAGCTCCCGGCGGGTTCTGCTCTCAGACGCTGTATGATAGCAGCAGGTGGGTCCAGGGAGTCTGTCCATCACACGGTCTCGAACGACAGAGGCAGCCCATGCCGCACCACGTTCAGACGTGCTGGCTTAGTGTTAGCAGCCTGACATTGGTAACTAATCTCCGGTTTTCATCACCCTGCTACACGTAAgggtgtttccttttctcttttttttttctaaaggtcTCTTAACCTTACCTAAATGTTCCCATCCTTACTAATTACTACGGAAAATTATAGATTCAGGTTGTGCAAACAAGGGCAACTTGAAGGCAATTTGATGTTTGATCCCTTCTTCGATGCAGTCTCAAAGGTTTCTTTGCTACTAGCTTTCATGATTGTCTTACGTTGCACACAAAAATAAGATTTTCCCCTCTAAGTGCAGAGTATGGGGGAAAATACAGACAccatttttcaaacaaaaaacgcttatgagaaaaacagaaaatctgaaaacaaacagaaaaaccccCACCCTATTAACTTGGGTTGGACCAATCAGGCCTTagaaattaagggggaaaaaaaagccttctgCTCTACTCAGCATAATAAAACACATCACTGTATTGCTTTTGTGTTTGGACGTTACTTCCACTTAACCAAAAATCTTCCCCCTTCTCATAATTGTTCTAGTATCGTATGAGGTTATGCCTACATGTAGATCCTGAAATGTCTGCATTTTAATGCCTGCACAACCCACTTAGAGATCACAAGAGCTGCCCAATTCCActttctgatgaaaaaaaaaacgcCAAAAACCACACCACAACATACAAATAATGATCCAAATGGAAAAGTTAATGTGCTGTAATCATATTCGTTTTGCAACATCAAAAGCAGCAGAGATACCGAATAGAATTTGCTTAAATCATAAATAGCGAGATTGAAATATGCACGTATAAACTCCGTTTCGGCTCCACGAACCGAAAGCTCTCTCTAAACACACAGAAGGATACATAAAGTGCAGAGCAGAACTCGCCACCGTGAGGCCTGTGGTTCGTTAGTACTCCCATTCGTCGGATTTCAGGTCGAGATAGCTGAGGATGTTCTGGGCGAGCTTCACCGCCTGCTTCCTGGCGGCTTTGCACTGCTCTTCCCCTTGAGGGTCCACGGCGTCCAGGGCGAGCAGCTGCTTGGTGAGCAGCTCTTCCAGCCGGATGTAGTTCTTGTCCGTTCGGTTCCCATCAAATGAAAGAACCTCTCCCTGGATCTCGGACAAGTTTCCCAGGATGTCCCAGACCGCTTTATGGGACGGGTGCTCCTCGGAAGCGAAGGACCTCCTCTTCTCCAGGGCCTCCTTCAAGTCGATGTAAGTGATGAGGGTCTGCACCTCGATCACCGCTCTTCTCCGAGCCTCCCGGATGCAAGGGTTCTTCTCCAGACTTACCTCGTCCAGCTGTCCGATCAGCCCCTGCAATTCTGTTTTGGAGCTCAGGTACAATTCAGGAGGATTCTGTGCTCGAAGGAACtcgttttttatttctctcattctcttgagGACCTTTTCTATCTTTAAGATGGAATGATTCTGTCCCAGGTCAAATGCGTAGGTGCTATCTGCTTCCTCTTCTAAATCCAAATATTTCAGTAACTGGTTGATGTCTTCCACTACCTCCCGGCGGTAGTTTCGGATCTCCGTCCGCCCGCACACATCCAGAGCGTCCAGATCCGCGATCAGCCCCGAGAGCACACAAGATAAGTGCCTGCAGGTCTCATTATTGTTCACTCCCATCAGCAGGGCAATCAGAGTGCCCCTGGCCTTGTTCACCTCACACATCACAGAGTTAATTTTGGCAACCGAAGGATGCGCGTCCTCGGAGAGCGGCAGGGAAGGCTGCCTTTTCGTGCAGTCTTCGATAATCTCTTGCACCGCACAGATTTTGGTTAAAGTGTGATACCTTGCTTTGCGCAGGGAGATCTTCCCCCCGGTCTTGACGTGTGTCAGCCTCAGAATGATGTCTTGGATGCCTTCTTCAAATTCATCGGTTACACAGTTGCCCCCACTGTAAAAGGGCACAATCTTCTCTTTCACCAGGGACTGGGCTTCTtgaaaaatgttctgtatctcgATCCGGTGTGGGTGGTTTGCATTCTGCTCTAACTCTTTGAGAAGACGCTCTGTCTCTTGTGCTGCCCTCTTCCTCGCTTGCTGAATGTCTCCTTTTCCTTCAGTATCTACAGAGTCTATTTCAAAAAGCTGTTTTGTTAAAATCCTCTCCAGTTTCTTGTAATTCTTGTCATCTGACAGACCACTGAAGCCAATTACTTGCTGTTCTAtacttttcacttccttttggATTTCCTGAAGCCTACTGATGGATGGATGTTGATTTCCCATATCCATACTTTTGCTGTGTTCAGTTTTAGAAGCACTAAAAAATGACAAGAATGACAAATTACACAAAGCCTCTTCAGAACGGTGACTGTATATTTATCCTGagattctcatttaaaaaaatatatttaagaaaaagggCCCGGGgcccctgcatggctcagtcagttgagtgtccgaacttcggttcaggccatgagctcatggttcgtgggttcgagccccgcgtcaggctctgtgctgacagctcagagcctgagcccgcttcggattctgggtctccctctctccctgcccctccccctattgtgcataatctctctcaaaaataagcattgggaaaaaaaaaagggcccgTCATTGCTGTGATCCAAACAACAATCATACTCAAGTGCAGAAAGAGTGACTAATCCACCTTCCTGAAAATCACCTACACACAGCAGAGATTAAGAACAACGGCTTACTGCAGTGTGGACGGAGTTGGAGCTCTGTGCCTGTGAATTTTGAGTTTCCTCAACTGTCAGAGAGCAGCCTATGTCTTTATACCAACAGAATGAAATCAACTATCAGCTTAGAAACAGCACAAGTATCTTAGGTATTAACGTTGGAACCTGGCTGATGGCAACAGCAGGCACCTTTGGGGGATGTAAAACAGTGGCCTCTTATCTTTTTACCTTCACATGGGAACAGTGCCATCTAAGCACCCACCTGACCAAAGAGCTATGCTTAGTTTCCAGAAAAaggtaattaaataaaacaaataccacTGCATCCCAATCGCCACCAAAAGTCCCCACTTCTACTGTTCCTCGCCACCCTTCACGCACGTGTACAAAGTTACCCCGTTTCTCCCCGCACCCTTCTAGCACCTGGCAAACCTTCCCTGCAGAAGTAGAAAATTGCCCGGAGAGGGACAGGTGACTGGTGCCGTGTTAAAAGCACCACGCTGGGCTTTGGAGGGCTAGTACCTCCCCAGCCCCGGTCACGttcgccaccccctcccccaaacatgtGACAGCTAGGAGCAATTCGTTCATTTAGCCTCCCATCAGGAGTCGAGAATGGCTTAACGCATTTCCCCCCAAGCTCTCGGGTCTCCATCACGGCTCAATGGGAGAGTGGGTCATCAATTGAAACCGACCCCCTGTGGGTGTCCCGGCCAGGAACATGCCTCTGGAGCCCCACGAAGGGCGGGCTGCCCGGCTTCTTCCTCTCCGCCCCCCTCGCCCTTCTCTGCCAGCACTTTACCCAGAAGAGTCTAAGCTGGTTTGGTCTTGGCTTCCCGAGGTGAGATGGCGAGGTGGAAGGTCAGCCCTTTACGGGGTGCGGCACCGGAGCTGAGCCCCTGGCTGCATCCCTCTCACCCCAGCCGGCTAGGTCTGAACCGGGCGGCCGGTAAAGGGGCCGGCGGTGGCGCGGCAGCTACTGGCCGCAGCGGCCGCTCCGGGCGTCTCGCCCGGGCCCCCAACGCGCCCGCCGGCCCTGACCTCACAATGGCCagcgcggggagggggcggccgcTCTGGGCCGAGGCCGCGGAGCCCCCGGGCGGGAGGAGGCCCCGGGAGGG
This region of Lynx canadensis isolate LIC74 chromosome B3, mLynCan4.pri.v2, whole genome shotgun sequence genomic DNA includes:
- the BAG5 gene encoding BAG family molecular chaperone regulator 5, coding for MDMGNQHPSISRLQEIQKEVKSIEQQVIGFSGLSDDKNYKKLERILTKQLFEIDSVDTEGKGDIQQARKRAAQETERLLKELEQNANHPHRIEIQNIFQEAQSLVKEKIVPFYSGGNCVTDEFEEGIQDIILRLTHVKTGGKISLRKARYHTLTKICAVQEIIEDCTKRQPSLPLSEDAHPSVAKINSVMCEVNKARGTLIALLMGVNNNETCRHLSCVLSGLIADLDALDVCGRTEIRNYRREVVEDINQLLKYLDLEEEADSTYAFDLGQNHSILKIEKVLKRMREIKNEFLRAQNPPELYLSSKTELQGLIGQLDEVSLEKNPCIREARRRAVIEVQTLITYIDLKEALEKRRSFASEEHPSHKAVWDILGNLSEIQGEVLSFDGNRTDKNYIRLEELLTKQLLALDAVDPQGEEQCKAARKQAVKLAQNILSYLDLKSDEWEY